One window of Lepeophtheirus salmonis chromosome Z, UVic_Lsal_1.4, whole genome shotgun sequence genomic DNA carries:
- the LOC139907324 gene encoding zinc finger MYM-type protein 1-like — protein sequence MGTVQILYNFIEGSPKRSAIYKSVKITSKDEEHAKVMTLKNQSATRWSLRYDAVHAVSLGMVRIMKTLIIMRKDKDTLSSSTATSLLNSIFSHKFVFGIELLKTLLRHTSSLSDELQGRKVDPTKARKHVNLVIRTLEDLKNEKIFESIWKLAELKSSEMKSVFDQEDSIDLEFKEAKIPRRIKWKGTTESYFRETHFDVAINKIVLELESRFATDDTNITMDLIAIVNDSEVETCVIERVAKHYRLELEQLQSDHAIFQQFKADIDTEDMVSSQIAAELISSGVFRLMPELYKVIVILASMPISSCEAEQSFSCLRRLKDHMRTPMDQERLSSLTLLNMDRVMVDKVLHEDMDSLIDTLASRKERKNFFF from the exons atggggacagtacaaattttatacaacttcattgaagggtcaccaaagaggtcagcaatctacaagtcggtgaagataacaagtaaagatgaggagcatgccaaggtgatgaccctgaagaaccagtctgctacccgctggagtctccgctacgatgctgtacacgctgtatctctagggatggtcagaatcatgaagaccctcataataatgagaaaagataaagatacattgtcgagttcaacagcaacttctctgctcaacagcatctttagtcacaaatttgttttcggcattgaactgttgaagacactcctcagacacacatctagcttgtcagatgaacttcaaggcagaaaggttgacccaacaaaggcccggaaacacgtcaacctagtgattaggactcttgaagatcttaagaatgagaaaatctttgaatcaatctggaaacttgctgagttgaagtcgtctgagatgaaatcagtatttgaccaggaggactcaattgatttggaatttaaggaggcgaagattccaaggagaataaagtggaaaggaacaactgaatcctacttccgtgaaacacatttcgatgttgcaatcaataagattgtattagagcttgagagcagatttgccaccgacgatacaaacatcacaatggatctcattgcaatcgtcaatgacagtgaagtggagacctgtgtcattgagcgtgtcgccaagcactacagacttgaactcgagcagctccagtcagaccatgcaatcttccagcaattcaag gcagatattgacacagaagacatggtttcgtcacaaattgctgcggagttaataagctcgggagtgttccgcctgatgccggagctatacaaggtgatcgttatcctggcctcaatgcccatcagcagctgtgaggcggagcagtcattctcctgtctcagaaggctcaaggaCCACATGAGGACccccatggaccaggagaggctctcctccctcaccctcttgaacatggacagggtgatggtggacaaggtgctccatgaagacatggacagtttgattgacacccttgcgtcaaggaaagagaggaaaaacttcttcttctaa